A window from Sphingobacterium hotanense encodes these proteins:
- the rpsF gene encoding 30S ribosomal protein S6 — protein sequence MQQYESVIILTPLLSEDAAKEVITKFKSILTEGGAEIIAEDNWGLKKLAYPIQKKTTGFYHLTEFKAPGELIKKLEVEYKRDERVMRFLTISLDKHALAYNEKKRSGAFNKKTEPKAEEVAN from the coding sequence ATGCAACAGTACGAATCTGTAATCATTCTTACCCCGTTGCTTTCAGAAGATGCTGCGAAAGAAGTAATCACTAAATTCAAAAGTATCTTAACAGAAGGCGGAGCCGAAATTATCGCTGAAGATAATTGGGGTTTGAAAAAATTAGCGTATCCAATCCAGAAGAAAACTACTGGATTTTATCACTTAACTGAATTCAAGGCTCCAGGTGAATTAATTAAAAAATTAGAGGTTGAATACAAACGTGATGAGCGCGTGATGCGTTTCTTAACAATCTCTCTTGACAAGCATGCTCTTGCTTACAACGAGAAAAAACGTAGCGGTGCATTCAACAAGAAAACTGAACCTAAAGCTGAGGAGGTAGCAAACTAA
- a CDS encoding NADP-dependent isocitrate dehydrogenase → MSSKIIYTKTDEAPLLATYSFLPIVQAFAKPANIEIELRDISLAGRILANFNDYLSADQKTNDALAELGQLATQPEANIIKLPNISASIPQLKAAIAELQKAGYAIPNYPDAPANAEEEKIKASYAKVLGSAVNPVLREGNSDRRAPKAVKNYAKANPHRMGAWASDSKTKVASMQDGDFYSTEKSVTVENDSQYKIEFVGADGSVKELKGLGNLKAGEVIDSSVLNIAKLQSFVADAIAEAKAAGVLLSAHLKATMMKVSDPIIFGAIVEVYFKDVFAKYGELFAELGINKNNGLGEVYAKIAGNAKEAEVKAAIDAAIANGPDLAMVNSDKGITNLHVPSDVIVDASMPAMIRIGGKMWDKNGAEQDTLALIPDRSYAGIYEAVIDDCKANGAYDPKTMGSVPNVGLMAQKAEEYGSHDKTFQAAANGTIRVVDASGNVYMEQAVETGDIFRMCQTKDAPIQDWVKLAVNRARLSDTPAVFWLDENRAHDREIIKKVKAYLANHDTDGLDIRILSPIEATKFSVERIRQGLDTISVTGNVLRDYLTDLFPILELGTSAKMLSIVPLMNGGGLFETGAGGSAPKHVEQFLEEGYLRWDSLGEFLALQASLEHLSQTQNNPKAQVLADALDEANAKFLANDKSPARKVGQIDNRGSHFYLALYWAEALAAQTKDAELAKAFSELANALSSNEAKINEELIAAQGKAQNIEGYYFPNDELASKAMRPSATLNEAIDKF, encoded by the coding sequence ATGTCATCTAAAATCATTTACACAAAAACAGATGAAGCGCCGTTATTGGCAACGTATTCATTTCTACCCATTGTTCAAGCATTCGCAAAACCTGCGAATATTGAAATCGAATTAAGAGACATTTCATTAGCAGGACGTATCCTTGCAAATTTCAATGATTATTTATCGGCAGATCAAAAGACAAATGATGCATTAGCAGAATTAGGTCAATTGGCTACTCAACCGGAAGCAAACATCATTAAGCTTCCTAATATTTCTGCGTCTATCCCGCAATTAAAAGCGGCAATTGCGGAATTACAAAAAGCAGGATATGCAATCCCTAACTACCCTGATGCTCCTGCAAATGCAGAGGAAGAGAAAATCAAAGCATCATATGCTAAGGTTTTAGGATCGGCAGTAAACCCGGTTTTACGCGAAGGTAACTCTGATCGTCGTGCTCCAAAAGCAGTGAAAAACTACGCTAAAGCTAATCCGCACCGTATGGGCGCATGGGCTTCAGATAGCAAAACTAAAGTTGCTTCTATGCAAGATGGCGATTTCTACAGCACAGAGAAATCTGTTACCGTAGAAAACGACTCACAATATAAAATTGAATTCGTAGGTGCTGACGGTTCTGTAAAAGAATTAAAAGGCTTAGGAAATCTAAAAGCTGGTGAAGTAATCGATTCATCCGTATTGAATATTGCGAAACTACAATCATTCGTAGCGGATGCGATCGCTGAGGCTAAAGCGGCAGGCGTGTTATTATCTGCACACTTGAAAGCAACGATGATGAAGGTTTCAGATCCTATTATCTTCGGTGCAATCGTTGAAGTTTATTTCAAAGATGTATTCGCTAAATACGGTGAGTTATTCGCTGAATTAGGCATTAACAAAAACAACGGTCTTGGCGAAGTTTATGCGAAGATTGCCGGCAATGCAAAAGAAGCGGAAGTGAAAGCAGCAATCGATGCAGCTATTGCAAACGGTCCTGACTTAGCGATGGTAAACTCGGATAAGGGTATTACTAACTTACATGTTCCTTCTGATGTTATCGTTGATGCTTCTATGCCAGCAATGATCCGTATTGGTGGTAAGATGTGGGATAAAAACGGTGCTGAGCAAGATACATTGGCTCTTATTCCAGATCGTTCATACGCAGGAATCTACGAGGCTGTAATCGATGACTGTAAAGCAAATGGCGCATACGACCCTAAAACAATGGGATCTGTGCCGAACGTAGGATTAATGGCTCAGAAAGCTGAAGAATACGGATCACACGATAAAACTTTCCAAGCGGCAGCTAACGGAACAATCCGTGTCGTTGATGCTTCTGGAAATGTATATATGGAGCAAGCTGTTGAAACAGGCGATATCTTCCGCATGTGTCAAACAAAAGATGCACCTATACAAGACTGGGTTAAATTAGCTGTAAACCGCGCTCGTTTGTCTGATACTCCTGCAGTATTCTGGTTGGACGAAAACCGTGCACACGATAGAGAGATCATCAAAAAGGTGAAAGCTTATTTAGCAAACCACGATACAGACGGTTTAGATATCCGTATCCTTTCTCCAATCGAAGCAACAAAATTCTCGGTAGAGCGTATTCGTCAAGGGTTAGATACTATTTCGGTTACTGGAAACGTATTACGTGACTACTTAACCGACTTATTCCCAATCCTAGAACTAGGTACTTCAGCGAAAATGTTATCTATCGTTCCATTAATGAACGGTGGTGGTCTTTTCGAAACTGGTGCTGGTGGTTCTGCGCCTAAGCACGTTGAGCAGTTTTTAGAGGAAGGTTACTTACGTTGGGATTCATTAGGTGAGTTCCTAGCACTACAAGCTTCTTTAGAGCACCTATCACAAACTCAAAACAACCCGAAAGCACAAGTATTAGCAGACGCCCTAGATGAGGCAAATGCGAAGTTCTTAGCAAACGATAAATCGCCAGCTCGTAAAGTAGGACAGATCGACAACCGCGGTTCTCACTTCTACCTTGCTTTATACTGGGCTGAGGCATTGGCAGCACAAACGAAAGACGCTGAATTGGCAAAAGCATTCAGCGAATTAGCAAATGCGCTATCAAGCAACGAAGCAAAAATCAATGAAGAATTGATCGCCGCTCAAGGGAAAGCACAAAACATCGAAGGATACTACTTCCCGAATGATGAGTTAGCATCCAAAGCAATGCGACCTTCCGCAACGCTGAATGAAGCTATCGATAAATTTTAA
- a CDS encoding bile acid:sodium symporter family protein, which translates to MMKLKFDGFIVALIAMIILAYIYPDLVQAQNGQLFETISTIGVSLIFFFYGLKLSFREIKDGLKNWKLHVCIQLFTFALFPLIILLFRPFIQNAIQEQFWLSFYFLAALPSTVSSSVVMVSIARGNVPAAIFNASISGLIGVLVTPLLMQSFIQFEQVSVLGDVYWGLIKEIIIPVILGLLLQPYLGKWASKYSKQLSKFDKAVILSIVYSSFAESFLSDVFHKVGTIYLSALFIAVIVFFFLVYGIVYLITLYVLKFNREDQITALFCGSKKSLTHGSVFSKFLFAGNPNLGLYFLPLMVFHAFQIFVVTIIAQRYANQYNEEILTKK; encoded by the coding sequence ATGATGAAATTGAAATTTGACGGATTTATAGTGGCTTTAATCGCTATGATTATCCTAGCCTATATATACCCTGATTTAGTACAGGCACAGAATGGACAGCTATTTGAAACGATTAGTACCATAGGGGTATCCCTAATTTTCTTTTTCTATGGACTTAAATTAAGTTTCCGTGAAATAAAAGATGGGTTGAAAAACTGGAAACTCCATGTATGCATACAACTCTTCACCTTCGCATTGTTCCCACTAATCATCTTACTCTTCAGGCCATTTATCCAAAATGCCATACAAGAGCAGTTTTGGCTTTCTTTTTATTTTCTTGCCGCATTGCCTTCTACCGTATCCTCATCGGTCGTGATGGTATCTATTGCACGTGGAAATGTGCCTGCCGCTATTTTCAATGCTAGTATTTCGGGATTGATAGGCGTGCTGGTGACGCCGCTTTTAATGCAGTCATTCATACAGTTTGAGCAAGTCAGTGTATTGGGCGATGTCTACTGGGGGCTCATAAAGGAGATTATTATCCCGGTAATCCTTGGACTTCTACTACAGCCATATTTAGGCAAATGGGCAAGTAAATATAGTAAGCAGCTATCGAAATTTGATAAGGCTGTCATTCTTTCCATTGTCTACAGCAGTTTTGCAGAATCTTTTCTGTCGGACGTCTTCCATAAAGTTGGTACTATATATCTGAGCGCACTATTTATCGCCGTTATTGTCTTCTTTTTCCTTGTTTATGGGATAGTTTATCTCATTACGCTTTATGTCTTGAAATTCAATCGTGAAGATCAGATTACTGCCTTGTTCTGTGGTTCAAAAAAATCGCTGACCCACGGTTCGGTATTTAGTAAGTTTCTGTTTGCCGGAAACCCTAATCTTGGCCTGTATTTCTTGCCGTTAATGGTTTTTCATGCCTTTCAGATCTTCGTCGTAACGATTATTGCACAACGCTATGCTAATCAATACAATGAGGAAATCTTGACGAAAAAATAA
- a CDS encoding GNAT family N-acetyltransferase, with the protein MLVKHEVDGNKGGFYAIEEGKKIGEMTYSAAGPGKIIIDHTEVDPEEKGKGIGHVLLMKAVEYARDNNVKILPLCPFAKASFDRDVTIRDVLF; encoded by the coding sequence ATGCTAGTAAAACATGAAGTGGATGGCAATAAAGGAGGATTTTATGCCATCGAAGAAGGTAAGAAAATAGGAGAGATGACCTATTCCGCTGCCGGACCAGGAAAGATTATTATCGATCATACCGAAGTGGATCCTGAAGAAAAGGGAAAAGGCATAGGACACGTCTTATTGATGAAAGCAGTCGAGTATGCTCGAGATAACAACGTGAAGATATTACCATTATGTCCTTTTGCAAAAGCGTCGTTCGATCGTGACGTAACGATTCGTGACGTCCTTTTTTAG
- a CDS encoding pyridoxal phosphate-dependent aminotransferase produces MSTASYLSDRINNLSESATLKMTKLGRELAAKGINVISLSVGEPDFNTPNHVKEAAKKALDENYTRYSPVPGYPELRQAIVNKLKNENGLDYDISQIVVSTGAKQSLSNVILTLVNPGDEVIIPTPYWVSYSEMVTLAEGKAVYIDTEIESDFKITPAQLEAAITPKSKVFMFSSPCNPTGSVYTKDELAALVAVFEKHPNIFIISDEIYEHINFGDQHESIAQFDSIKDRVIIVNGFSKAFAMTGWRLGYIAANKEIAAANDKMQGQTTSGTCSIAQRAGIVAYEQGLESVLEMKEAFARRRQLVYDLLNDIPGVKTNLPQGAFYFFPEISSFFGKKDPEGNEIKNSADLALYLLNYGHVATVGGDSFGNNNYIRLSYAASDENLKEALRRIKEALGKLA; encoded by the coding sequence ATGAGTACAGCATCATATTTATCAGACAGGATAAACAATCTATCCGAATCAGCGACATTAAAGATGACCAAATTAGGTCGTGAATTAGCAGCAAAAGGGATCAACGTTATTAGTTTAAGCGTAGGTGAGCCAGACTTCAACACACCAAACCACGTGAAAGAAGCAGCAAAGAAAGCCTTGGACGAAAACTATACAAGATATTCTCCAGTACCGGGATATCCGGAATTGCGTCAAGCTATCGTTAATAAATTAAAGAACGAAAATGGTTTGGATTATGATATCTCTCAAATCGTAGTATCAACCGGTGCTAAGCAATCCTTATCCAACGTTATCTTAACGCTCGTAAATCCAGGTGATGAGGTAATCATTCCAACACCTTACTGGGTTTCTTATTCGGAGATGGTAACCTTAGCTGAAGGTAAAGCGGTTTATATCGACACAGAAATAGAATCTGATTTCAAGATTACTCCTGCGCAGTTAGAAGCGGCGATTACACCGAAGTCTAAGGTATTCATGTTCTCTTCTCCTTGTAACCCGACCGGTTCGGTTTACACTAAGGATGAGTTGGCAGCATTAGTTGCAGTTTTTGAGAAACATCCAAATATCTTCATCATTTCTGATGAGATCTATGAGCATATTAATTTTGGCGACCAGCATGAGTCTATCGCGCAGTTTGATTCTATTAAAGATCGTGTAATCATTGTAAATGGTTTCTCGAAGGCTTTTGCGATGACTGGATGGCGCTTAGGCTATATCGCTGCAAATAAAGAGATTGCAGCAGCGAACGATAAGATGCAAGGTCAAACGACTTCTGGAACATGTTCAATTGCTCAGCGTGCCGGTATTGTGGCATACGAGCAAGGCTTAGAAAGTGTTTTAGAAATGAAGGAAGCTTTTGCTCGCCGTCGTCAATTGGTTTACGACTTATTGAACGATATCCCAGGTGTAAAAACAAACCTTCCTCAAGGAGCATTCTATTTTTTCCCTGAAATCAGCTCTTTCTTCGGAAAAAAAGATCCTGAAGGAAATGAAATCAAGAACTCCGCGGATTTAGCGCTTTACTTGTTGAACTACGGGCATGTGGCTACTGTTGGTGGCGATTCGTTCGGAAACAACAACTACATTCGTTTGTCGTATGCAGCGTCCGATGAGAATTTGAAAGAAGCTTTAAGAAGAATAAAAGAAGCGCTAGGTAAATTAGCGTAA
- a CDS encoding nuclear transport factor 2 family protein, giving the protein MKQILLTIMLAVFSISLFAQTKKEEVAKVMDSWHQAAAKADFKAYFDLMDEESIFIGTDATERWDKPAFMAYAKPHFDKGKAWNFTPLERHINFSKNGKTAWLDELLDTQMKICRGSAVLELKNGKWSIKHYVLSMTVPNDVSHVVIKTKAAIEDKVIQSIKHK; this is encoded by the coding sequence ATGAAGCAGATTCTTTTAACCATCATGCTAGCTGTTTTTTCGATCTCGCTGTTTGCTCAGACTAAGAAAGAAGAGGTTGCTAAAGTAATGGATTCATGGCATCAGGCTGCTGCCAAAGCCGATTTTAAAGCTTATTTCGACCTGATGGATGAAGAGTCTATTTTTATCGGTACAGACGCCACAGAGCGCTGGGATAAGCCGGCATTCATGGCTTATGCCAAGCCTCATTTCGATAAAGGGAAGGCTTGGAACTTCACTCCCTTAGAACGACATATTAATTTTTCGAAAAACGGTAAAACCGCATGGCTGGATGAATTGTTAGATACGCAGATGAAGATCTGTAGGGGATCGGCGGTGTTAGAGCTAAAAAACGGTAAATGGTCCATCAAGCACTATGTCTTGTCGATGACGGTTCCCAACGATGTTTCGCACGTTGTAATCAAGACAAAAGCGGCAATAGAAGATAAAGTAATACAGTCAATTAAACATAAATAG
- a CDS encoding cation diffusion facilitator family transporter: protein MSRQMRLVLLSLVTGIVLMLIKFVAYFITESNAIFSDAAESIVNIAASGFAYYSIYLAAQPKDENHPYGHGKVEFFSVFVEGALIFIAGSVILVKAFYNIFFPQPVANVEEGMLLIFITSLINFGVGFYLMKRGRALRSLTIEADGKHLQVDAYSSIGLIAGLFIMKLTKLPWIDLALSIALGCFILYNGYKLLRKSISGLMDESDQEVVDEVVAILKEKRKPEWIDVHNLRVQRYGQELHIDCHLTLPNYYELTTVHDCISEFDNLLNENLESKTEFFIHADPCMPECCHYCAVENCPIRSEEFRKHIEWTTVNVTKNMKHFRKA from the coding sequence ATGTCTAGACAAATGAGATTGGTGTTGCTGTCCTTAGTGACAGGGATTGTGTTGATGCTGATAAAATTCGTTGCATATTTTATTACCGAGTCAAACGCAATCTTCTCCGACGCCGCAGAGAGCATCGTAAATATCGCCGCATCCGGATTTGCATACTATAGCATTTATCTCGCGGCTCAGCCCAAGGATGAGAACCATCCTTATGGACATGGAAAGGTTGAATTCTTCTCCGTGTTTGTCGAAGGAGCGCTCATTTTTATCGCTGGTAGTGTAATCCTAGTCAAAGCATTCTACAATATATTCTTCCCACAGCCGGTAGCCAATGTAGAGGAAGGGATGCTACTTATCTTCATTACTTCCCTCATCAACTTCGGGGTCGGATTTTATCTGATGAAGCGCGGACGCGCCCTACGCTCCTTGACCATTGAGGCCGATGGAAAGCACCTACAAGTCGATGCCTATAGTTCCATTGGATTGATTGCAGGTTTATTTATTATGAAACTCACCAAGCTGCCGTGGATTGATTTAGCCTTATCAATTGCTTTAGGCTGCTTTATCTTATATAATGGTTATAAGCTACTTAGAAAGTCTATCTCTGGTTTGATGGACGAGTCTGATCAAGAGGTTGTTGATGAAGTAGTCGCGATCTTGAAAGAGAAAAGAAAACCAGAATGGATTGATGTACACAACCTCCGTGTGCAACGTTATGGACAGGAACTGCATATTGATTGCCACCTCACCTTGCCAAACTATTATGAATTAACAACAGTGCATGATTGTATCTCGGAATTTGACAACCTATTAAATGAAAATCTGGAATCGAAAACCGAATTTTTTATTCATGCAGACCCCTGTATGCCAGAATGTTGCCATTACTGCGCTGTAGAAAATTGCCCAATTCGATCCGAAGAATTTAGGAAGCATATTGAATGGACGACAGTCAATGTGACGAAGAACATGAAGCACTTCCGAAAAGCCTAA
- the rpsR gene encoding 30S ribosomal protein S18 — protein sequence MANENIQYVTAPKVEDNRKKYCRFKKNGIKYIDYKDANFLLKFVNDQGKILPRRLTGTSLKFQRKVAQAVKRARIIGLLPYVTDSLK from the coding sequence ATGGCAAACGAGAATATCCAATACGTAACTGCCCCTAAAGTAGAGGACAACCGTAAAAAATACTGTCGTTTCAAGAAGAACGGTATTAAGTACATCGACTACAAAGACGCGAACTTCTTATTGAAGTTTGTAAATGATCAAGGTAAGATTTTACCTCGTCGTTTAACAGGTACATCATTGAAATTTCAACGTAAAGTAGCTCAGGCGGTGAAACGTGCGCGTATCATCGGATTATTACCTTACGTAACTGATTCATTAAAATAA
- a CDS encoding NAD(P)H-binding protein codes for MGIKAVIIGGSGATGKELIDQLLERPEVERVTVLLRRPYFKSHKKLNEVIVDFNMLAQYSEHIEGDIAFSTLGTTIRDAGSQEAQWKVDHDYPLTFAEIAKQNGVNTFVLLSSMQADPNAKLFYPRMKGTLEQAIYKLNFPSYMILRPAIIDRPNTDRAGEKAAVGIINFLNKIGLFRRFRAIQTKDLAKALITASIDFPKTGEQLYESKEILNGIKR; via the coding sequence ATGGGTATCAAAGCAGTAATTATAGGTGGGTCGGGTGCCACTGGAAAAGAACTAATAGATCAATTATTGGAGCGTCCCGAAGTGGAGCGCGTCACTGTGCTTTTGCGCCGTCCATATTTTAAATCCCATAAGAAATTGAACGAAGTCATTGTCGATTTTAATATGCTTGCTCAATACAGCGAGCATATTGAAGGCGATATTGCCTTTAGTACATTAGGTACAACGATTAGAGATGCGGGAAGTCAGGAAGCTCAATGGAAAGTTGATCACGATTATCCGCTAACTTTTGCGGAGATTGCAAAACAAAATGGGGTGAATACTTTCGTTCTATTATCCTCGATGCAGGCTGATCCAAATGCAAAGCTCTTCTATCCAAGGATGAAAGGCACGTTGGAGCAAGCAATATATAAGCTGAATTTCCCTTCCTATATGATATTAAGACCGGCCATCATTGACCGCCCAAATACCGATCGTGCGGGTGAAAAAGCAGCTGTGGGCATAATCAATTTTTTAAACAAAATTGGTCTATTCCGTAGGTTCAGAGCCATTCAAACAAAAGACCTGGCGAAAGCCCTGATAACAGCCAGTATAGACTTTCCGAAAACAGGCGAGCAACTTTACGAATCCAAGGAGATACTCAACGGAATAAAAAGATAA
- a CDS encoding IS1182 family transposase, whose amino-acid sequence MLSTQQKIQFSSYSGLYDIIVPKDNLLRKINDLIDFSFIYDELLAKYCQTNGRTAESPIKMFKYLLLKTIYTVSDVDVVERSRYDMSFKYFLEMAPEEDVINSSSLTKFRKLRLKDMDLLNLLINRTVTIALEKGIIKSKSIIVDATHTVSRSNPHTALAVLRERSKLLRKAIYQIDGEYKRNLPQKNESNDLDQELAYCRELQRVLDEDQSISEIPAVKEKLNLLKETIEDTKEYYLLSKDDEARLGHKSVDGSFFGYKTHLAMTEERIITAAVVTTGEKGDGPELPRLLEISQQNGMQVDTIIGDAAYSGKENLQLAKEQNIDIIAKLNPSITQGFRKDKDKFDYNKDADMFVCPAGHLAIRKARQGKKEQGTNQTETYYFDVEKCKVCPLREGCYKQGARTKSYSVSIKSELHRDQMAFQQTDYYRSKSKQRYKIEAKNSELKNVHGYGRADAYGIHNMEMQGAMAIFTVNLKRILKLI is encoded by the coding sequence ATGCTCTCTACCCAACAAAAAATACAGTTCAGTTCCTATTCAGGATTGTACGATATTATCGTACCAAAAGATAATCTACTTCGAAAAATCAACGATCTTATCGATTTCAGTTTTATCTATGACGAGCTTTTGGCTAAGTATTGCCAGACGAATGGCCGTACAGCGGAGAGCCCTATCAAGATGTTCAAATACCTTCTGTTAAAAACGATCTACACCGTTTCGGATGTAGATGTCGTTGAACGTTCCAGATATGATATGTCCTTCAAATATTTTCTTGAAATGGCACCAGAGGAGGATGTGATCAATTCAAGTTCGCTTACCAAATTCCGCAAACTACGATTAAAAGATATGGATCTGTTGAACCTGTTGATCAATAGGACCGTAACGATTGCTCTTGAAAAAGGCATTATAAAATCAAAGTCTATTATCGTAGACGCGACCCATACCGTTTCCAGATCGAATCCGCACACAGCATTGGCAGTACTCAGGGAACGCTCCAAACTATTAAGAAAAGCGATATATCAGATTGATGGGGAATACAAGAGGAATCTACCACAAAAGAATGAATCCAACGACCTGGATCAAGAGCTTGCTTATTGCAGGGAATTACAGAGGGTCCTTGATGAAGATCAATCTATCAGTGAAATACCGGCTGTGAAAGAAAAGCTGAATCTGTTGAAGGAAACCATTGAAGACACAAAAGAATACTATCTGCTCTCTAAGGATGATGAGGCCAGACTTGGACACAAGTCAGTGGACGGCAGTTTCTTTGGCTATAAAACACATCTGGCGATGACTGAGGAACGCATCATTACAGCAGCGGTCGTTACTACAGGCGAAAAAGGTGATGGCCCTGAACTACCTAGGTTATTAGAGATCAGCCAGCAGAATGGAATGCAAGTGGATACAATAATAGGTGATGCCGCGTATTCGGGAAAAGAAAATCTTCAGTTGGCAAAAGAACAAAACATTGATATCATCGCTAAATTAAATCCATCCATTACCCAAGGCTTTAGGAAAGATAAAGACAAGTTTGACTATAATAAAGATGCGGATATGTTTGTTTGTCCCGCAGGACATTTGGCCATCCGCAAGGCGCGTCAGGGAAAGAAGGAACAAGGTACAAATCAAACGGAGACCTATTACTTTGATGTGGAGAAATGTAAGGTCTGTCCTCTTAGGGAAGGATGTTACAAGCAAGGGGCCAGAACCAAATCCTATTCAGTCTCCATAAAATCCGAACTCCATAGGGATCAGATGGCTTTCCAGCAAACCGATTATTATCGAAGCAAGTCTAAGCAAAGGTATAAGATCGAGGCCAAGAACAGTGAGCTCAAGAATGTCCATGGCTATGGCAGAGCTGATGCTTATGGAATCCATAATATGGAAATGCAGGGCGCAATGGCCATCTTCACCGTAAACCTGAAAAGAATCCTGAAATTGATATAA